Proteins encoded within one genomic window of Glandiceps talaboti chromosome 3, keGlaTala1.1, whole genome shotgun sequence:
- the LOC144433057 gene encoding prostaglandin E2 receptor EP2 subtype-like, whose product MGEERPNSLPLDMRIQSILILLIGLFANIMIVYLLSNYTLPSSFMPLFFLKVLAWVDLTSLILFLLRAILSSVIKKLNFTFYCNLNVFTNGFLPYISGFIAMLMSIERFLAFKYPFFYHRNVNRKVAIASVVIVILLVTIITGLPFLGIGSYHGFENGEGFCKYYWVPEASVGESIHFVVYILCGLAILIITVCCNIAVIHELYVMQNRVYQLPQPTGSNHNNAEQSNQESQYHQMPLDHLRQIRFGKMMVVIAIIFTICWLPWLVWKSESNIDEELTLTKGVDPFVTLVLTPKNVILLEEPDLDKDLCVRNETR is encoded by the exons ATGGGAGAAGAACGCCCAAACAGTTTACCGCTTGATATGAGAATACAGAGTATACTTATACTGTTGATCGGTCTCTTCGCAAACATCATGATCGTGTATCTATTGTCCAACTATACTTTGCCGTCCTCCTTCATGCCGCTGTTTTTCCTTAAAGTCCTAGCTTGGGTAGACTTGACGTCATTGATACTGTTTTTACTACGTGCAATCCTAAGTTCAGTCATCAAGAAGCTAAATTTTACCTTTTATTGTAACTTGAATGTTTTCACCAACGGTTTCCTCCCATACATATCGGGATTTATAGCGATGTTAATGTCGATCGAACGTTTCTTAGCATTCAAGTACCCATTCTTTTATCATCGCAACGTCAACCGAAAGGTTGCTATCGCCTCTGTTGTCATCGTCATTTTGTTGGTAACTATAATCACTGGTTTGCCGTTTCTCGGGATCGGTTCATACCATGGTTTTGAAAATGGTGAAGGTTTCTGTAAGTATTACTGGGTACCGGAAGCAAGTGTTGGAGAATCGATACACTTTGTCGTCTATATATTGTGTGGTCTAGCTATACTGATTATCACTGTCTGCTGCAATATTGCGGTAATACACGAACTTTATGTGATGCAAAACAGAGTGTACCAACTACCACAACCAACAGGGAGTAATCATAACAACGCAGAACAAAGCAACCAGGAGAGTCAATACCATCAAATGCCATTGGACCATTTACGTCAGATAAGATTTGGCAAAATGATGGTTGTCATAGCAATAATATTCACGATATGTTGGTTGCCTTGGCTG GTGTGGAAATCAGAGAGTAACATTGATGAAGAATTAACGTTAACAAAGGGGGTCGATCCATTTGTTACACTGGTGTTGACCCCcaaaaatgttatattgttGGAGGAACCGGACTTGGACAAGGACCTTTGTGTGCGTAATGAAACACGTTAA
- the LOC144433058 gene encoding 2-Hydroxyacid oxidase 1-like: MNIILCIGVTVTLVLAIHLAIKWKKKQMMSKMMARHMKTGLFTLNEYEEHARRRLPKHKFDYFTDGAGNQSTQRENTTAFNRYRLRQRVLSNIKSPDLSTTLLGHTVDMPIGISPVLRKGWACSQGDLCSARAAGEHKICDIVPMYSESSMEKIAETNPHGLKWLQVYICKDRSKLEALIRRAEDAGYRALVVTVDCHWKRFVHSDWKNMIFKYLMKTRQGNFEGESFVKAYSQNVAEQASWDDIKHVTEKTTLPVILKGILTAEDAHLAVKYGAKAILVSNHGGRMMESLQPTLESLPEIVEAVGDKVEVYMDSGIRSGTDAIKALALGAKACFVGRPILYGLTYKGEDGAKQVLTLLREDLERVMQCTGCSSVADINRSILKDVHQQRYQGNLERKCKELQ, encoded by the exons ATGAATATTATACTGTGTATAGGTGTGACTGTTACTCTGGTTCTGGCCATTCATTTGGCCATCAAATGGAAGAAGAAACAGATGATGTCCAAGATGAT GGCCCGTCACATGAAAACTGGATTATTCACGTTGAACGAGTATGAAGAGCATGCTAGGAGACGATTGCCCAAACATAAATTTGACTACTTTACCGATGGAGCTGGTAACCAAAGTACGCAAAGAGAAAATACGACGGCATTTAACAG ATACCGTCTTCGACAAAGAGTCTTGTCAAATATCAAGTCTCCGGACTTATCTACTACTCTCCTGGGCCACACAGTAGATATGCCGATTGGTATCAGTCCAGTGTTGAGAAAAGGTTGGGCATGTAGTCAAGGCGATCTATGTTCAGCACGAG CTGCGGGAGAACACAAAATATGTGACATAGTACCCATGTACTCCGAAAGCAGTATGGAGAAAATAGCCGAAACTAACCCACACGGACTTAAGTGGCTTCAAGTCTACATATGCAAAGATAGAAGTAAGCTGGAGGCGCTGATCAGACGCGCAGAGGATGCTGGATACAGAGCTTTAGTCGTAACTGTTGATTGTCACTGGAAACGATTTGTGCATTCTGATTGGAAGAATATGATATTTAAATATCTAATGAAAACGAGACAAGGAAACTTTGAAGGTGAAAGTTTCGTAAAAGCATACTCCCAG AATGTTGCAGAGCAAGCGAGTTGGGACGATATCAAACATGTGACTGAGAAGACGACACTACCAGTTATTTTGAAGGGTATCCTGACAGCTGAGGATGCACACTTGGCTGTAAAGTATGGTGCTAAGGCCATCCTTGTGTCTAACCATGGAGGAAGAATGATGGAGTCTTTGCAACCAACC CTCGAATCGTTGCCTGAAATCGTAGAAGCTGTGGGTGATAAAGTTGAGGTGTATATGGATAGTGGTATACGTAGTGGTACTGATGCTATTAAAGCCCTGGCACTAGGTGCTAAAGCATGTTTTGTTGGACGACCAATTTTGTATGGActcacctacaag GGAGAAGATGGTGCTAAACAAGTCCTCACACTATTACGAGAAGATCTAGAACGAGTTATGCAGTGCACAG GATGTTCGAGCGTCGCAGATATCAACCGATCCATCCTTAAGGACGTTCATCAGCAACGTTACCAGGGAAACCTTGAACGCAAATGCAAAGAATTACAATAA